From the Hyphomicrobium sp. ghe19 genome, one window contains:
- a CDS encoding HU family DNA-binding protein, with product MAKAAAPAKTSAKAPAKAAAKIETVTLKHIAATLAEAHEIPKKQSVALLEDLVAQISKHLKKGARIRIGGLGVLQVRKRPARMGRNPATGEAIKIKASKKIAFRAAKELKESV from the coding sequence CAGCTGCGCCAGCAAAGACTTCAGCCAAGGCTCCGGCCAAAGCTGCAGCGAAAATTGAAACCGTTACTTTGAAGCATATTGCCGCGACGCTCGCGGAGGCTCACGAGATTCCCAAGAAGCAGTCGGTCGCGCTGCTCGAAGATCTCGTCGCTCAGATTTCAAAGCATCTCAAGAAGGGCGCCCGCATCCGCATCGGCGGTCTCGGCGTTCTGCAGGTTCGCAAGCGTCCGGCGCGTATGGGCCGCAACCCGGCAACGGGCGAAGCCATCAAGATCAAGGCTTCGAAGAAGATCGCCTTCCGCGCCGCGAAAGAGCTGAAAGAGTCGGTCTAA
- the dapE gene encoding succinyl-diaminopimelate desuccinylase has product MTLVPTDPVALSQALIRCESVTPDEAGALTLLQNVLEPAGFTCHRLVFSEPGTPDVDNLYARLGTGRPHLSFAGHTDVVPVGNEAAWTVPPFAGEVRDGILYGRGAVDMKGCIAAFVAASMKYIHHYNGLPRGSLSFIITGDEEGPSINGTMKILDWLKARDEVIDACLVGEPSNPNALGDEIRIGRRGSLNVDLTVHGIQGHSAYPQIADNPVPKLARIIDRLSTTKLDDGTENFQPSNLQVTVISVPNTATNVIPGRAIAKLNIRYNDGWTRPSIEEWVRKTAASAASEVDAKYDLAFSGTGDVFLTKPGPLVSTLKDAVKSVTGRTPALTTGGGTSDARFIKDICPVVEFGLVNKTIHQVDERTSVADLETLTEIYGRFISDFFRNG; this is encoded by the coding sequence ATGACACTAGTTCCGACAGATCCCGTTGCCCTCTCGCAGGCGCTCATCCGCTGCGAAAGCGTAACGCCCGACGAAGCAGGCGCGCTGACCCTTCTGCAGAACGTGCTGGAGCCTGCAGGCTTCACCTGTCACCGCCTCGTCTTCTCCGAGCCCGGCACACCCGACGTCGATAACTTGTACGCGCGCCTCGGCACAGGCCGGCCGCATCTCTCCTTTGCCGGACACACCGACGTCGTGCCTGTCGGCAACGAAGCGGCCTGGACTGTGCCGCCGTTCGCTGGCGAAGTCCGCGACGGCATTCTCTACGGCCGCGGCGCTGTCGATATGAAGGGCTGCATCGCGGCTTTCGTCGCGGCTTCGATGAAATACATCCACCACTATAACGGCCTGCCGCGCGGCTCCCTGTCGTTCATCATCACGGGCGACGAGGAAGGCCCCTCGATCAACGGGACGATGAAAATCCTCGATTGGTTGAAGGCCCGCGACGAAGTTATCGACGCTTGCCTCGTCGGCGAGCCCTCAAATCCCAACGCTCTCGGCGATGAAATTCGCATCGGACGCCGCGGCTCGCTCAACGTCGATCTGACCGTACACGGCATTCAAGGCCATTCCGCCTACCCGCAAATCGCCGACAATCCCGTCCCGAAACTCGCGCGCATCATCGATCGCCTTTCGACGACGAAGCTCGACGACGGAACGGAAAACTTCCAGCCTTCGAACCTGCAAGTGACGGTGATCTCCGTTCCGAACACCGCGACCAACGTCATACCGGGACGCGCGATCGCGAAGCTCAACATCCGCTATAATGACGGCTGGACGCGCCCGTCGATCGAAGAGTGGGTGCGGAAAACAGCGGCAAGCGCCGCATCCGAAGTCGATGCGAAATACGATCTCGCATTCTCCGGAACAGGCGACGTTTTCCTGACGAAGCCAGGCCCTCTCGTCTCGACGCTCAAAGACGCCGTCAAATCCGTCACGGGCCGCACGCCCGCCTTGACGACCGGCGGCGGCACGTCCGATGCGCGCTTCATCAAGGATATCTGTCCCGTCGTCGAATTCGGCCTCGTCAACAAAACCATCCATCAGGTCGACGAGCGCACGAGCGTCGCCGACCTCGAAACGCTGACCGAGATCTACGGCCGCTTCATCAGCGACTTTTTCCGCAACGGTTGA